Proteins found in one Chloroflexota bacterium genomic segment:
- a CDS encoding LppX_LprAFG lipoprotein — MRLETLRSTLALLMLVVLAFTATAACSPTDEPSDLTPSERLENAAARMKQVTSLEFTLSHEEGHTPLLLGVVLQGAQGTVQHPDQASMSVDAEVSALNTFLEMQIEVDGENATMTDPLSGVPLELPSSQLPFNLHNLGDTLSGILLAIQAPEYSGNESLDGVSSRGIAGAISGANIQPLIPGADGTLQQDIEVWVGEDDLVRRVRITGKVFANDIAPVIRILDFTAFDEAQPSVRAMPAIGDAGHAV; from the coding sequence ATGAGACTGGAGACATTGCGTTCAACCCTCGCACTGCTCATGCTTGTCGTCCTCGCGTTCACCGCGACAGCCGCCTGCAGCCCAACTGACGAGCCGTCGGACCTGACACCGTCGGAGCGCCTCGAGAACGCCGCGGCGCGCATGAAGCAGGTGACGTCGCTGGAATTCACGCTGTCGCACGAGGAGGGGCACACGCCGCTCCTGCTGGGCGTCGTGCTGCAGGGCGCGCAGGGAACCGTGCAGCACCCCGACCAGGCGTCCATGTCGGTCGACGCCGAGGTCAGCGCCCTCAACACCTTCCTGGAGATGCAGATCGAGGTGGACGGAGAGAACGCCACCATGACGGACCCGCTCTCCGGCGTTCCGCTGGAGCTCCCGTCGAGCCAGCTCCCGTTCAACCTGCACAATCTCGGCGACACCCTAAGCGGCATCTTGCTAGCGATTCAGGCACCCGAGTATTCCGGCAACGAGTCGCTTGACGGCGTCTCAAGCCGGGGAATCGCGGGCGCAATCAGCGGCGCCAACATCCAGCCGCTCATCCCCGGCGCCGACGGCACGCTGCAGCAGGACATCGAGGTATGGGTGGGGGAGGACGACCTCGTCCGGCGCGTGCGTATCACCGGCAAGGTGTTCGCTAACGACATCGCGCCGGTCATTCGCATCCTCGACTTCACCGCCTTCGATGAGGCTCAGCCCTCCGTGCGCGCGATGCCCGCAATCGGCGACGCCGGCCACGCGGTCTAG
- a CDS encoding MFS transporter has protein sequence MAGEAPTGLRAWLPLAIVSGAVLTAALDHTVVVTVLPEVMPDLKVPPTELDRAAWIITAYLLGFTAAIPLTARLADVHGHALLFRASLLVFAVGSLAAAMAPNLEFLIGARVVQALGGGAT, from the coding sequence ATGGCGGGCGAGGCTCCCACCGGACTCCGGGCATGGCTGCCCCTTGCCATCGTCAGCGGCGCGGTGCTGACCGCCGCCCTCGACCACACCGTCGTGGTGACGGTGCTGCCGGAGGTGATGCCCGACCTGAAGGTCCCGCCGACGGAGCTCGACCGGGCGGCATGGATCATCACCGCCTACCTCCTCGGCTTCACCGCCGCCATCCCGTTGACGGCCCGCCTCGCAGACGTGCACGGCCACGCCCTGCTCTTCCGCGCGTCGCTGTTGGTCTTCGCCGTCGGCTCGCTGGCCGCCGCAATGGCCCCCAACCTCGAGTTTCTCATCGGCGCGCGCGTCGTGCAGGCGCTCGGCGGCGGCGCGACTA